The archaeon genome includes the window GATCGCGTCGTACAGAACGATGCCCCTCAGGCCGGGCTCTGAGCCGCGCCCCCTCCACTTCCTGAAGGAGGCTTCCTCGGCCGAGACGAGGCGCTCCCACTCGGTCAGCGAGATGAAGGGGAGGCGCTGTGAGGGCGCTCTGTAGCTGCCCATTCCGCCGGTCAGCTTGCCCTTGTTCCCGTCCAGGGCCCTCTTGTAGTCGCGGGTCAGCGGGGCGGCCACGAAGTGCTTCCCGTCGCTGAACGCATGGAAGCTCGACTCTTCGCCCTCGACCCTCTTCTCCACCACGACGCGCCCTCTGGAGAGGGCGTCGAGGAAGAACGCCGAGGTCTCCTGGTCGGAGCGGAAGTCCTTCCCCCAGACGCCCACGCCGGCTCCCCTCGCGGGAGCGTCCGGCTTTACGACGACCTCCCTGAACTCCGAGGCGGTCTCGCGGAAGTCTCGGAGAGCCTCCGACTGAGAGTGGTATCGTGCGGCGTCGAAGACCTTGTAGTCGGGGTTGGCTCCCTTGAAGATTCTATCGAAGAGGGACCTCTGCTCGGCCTTGCTCCTCTCCACTGCGAACTTCTTCGAGACGCAGAGCATGGGGATCCCAACCTTCTCGAGGGAGTCACGACCCCCCGCGGTCACGAAGTCCTCGGTGTCGGTCAGGCCGAAGGCAATTCTTTCCTTGTACCTGCTCGCAAAGAGAGCGACGTCGGTCAGGTTCAGGTCGGGCACGACCCTGTGCGCCTTGGCTGCGGAGAGGTTGAACGGGTTCTGCTGCTTCTCGACCACGTAGAACTCTGGGACGTACTTCTGGGACCTCCGGAGGGCGTCGACCATAACGGGGGAGCTGAGGCTCTTCGAGACGATCAGGACGCCTACTTTGTCCACGTTCGCCGGACACACCTGGCAGGTATAAACTGGTTTCAGCACGGCCGCCCCTCTTTGGTTCATCCCGGCGCATGGCCCCTTACTACAGAGGGCGGTCTCTGACGTCGGGCAGGCGACCTTCAGACGACATATTAGGCAAGTAGGGTTTCGGGCACCAGATGGAACAGGGACCAGGCCAGGAGCAGACGGTTGAACCGATCATGAGCAAGGCGGTGATGGCCGTGGACGTCAACACCAGCGTCCAGGACTGTTCGAAGGCCATGGCCAAGAGGGGGGTCAGTTGTGCAGTGGTCACCCAGGGAGGGACTGCGATCGGCATCGTCACGGAGAGGGACCTCGTCGCGAAGGTGCTGGCGGACGCCGTGGACCCCGGGAAGGTCTTCGTGAAGGACATCATGTCGACCCCCCTGATCACCGTGCCCGCGGAGGCGACAGTGGGGGAAGCTGCGGCCCGGATGGCGGAGTACAGGGTCAGGAGGTTGATCGTCGTTGGAAAGAGCGGTGGGATGGTCGGGATAATCACCACGGGAGACATCGCACGCTCGCTGGCGGAGAAGCACGGCTACAGAGAACCGAAGTTCAACGCCCTCGCGAGGTACAAGGATGGGGTCGAGGAAGGCCCGTACAGATGATCAGCCGACCCGGAGCTTGACGCCGCCGTCGGCGCGGGATTTGAGAGGGATGGTTACCTCGAGTACTCCGTTGTTGTAGGTGGACTTCGCCCCCTTGGGGTCCACGGTCCCGGGAAGGTCCAGCTCCTTGTAGTATCGGTGCTCCTCCCTTTCGACTGAAATGACCAGGGACCTCTCGTTGACCGTGAGGTCGATGTCCTCCTTGCTCACGCCAGGGAGCTCTGCGATGACCCTGACCTCCTTGTCCGAACTGACCACGTCCACGAGGGGCTCGCGCTTGTCCTGGATCTCCTTCCACGGAGTCCCCCCTCCCTTTCTCACGTTTCCGAATTCCCTCACCACTGGCTTTCCGTCCGGGCCGATGGTGACCGAGTAGCCGTAGACGATGGGGCCGATCTCTTTCTTGGTGGAGCCGTCTGGTGACTTCGACTCGCGCACGAGGCCTTTTGGCAGATAGCGCTCGAGGTCCTTGAACTGCTCAGAGAAAGCCCTCTCCATCTGCTTCATCATCTCGTCGATGTCCGGCAGGCTCCAGGGCCCGACGGGATGCCCCCTGCGTTTCTTGTCAGCGTCTTCTGAGTCGTCTTCCAAGGTCGTTCGTAGAGGCGCGGGGGTGGGATTTATTTTTTCGGTCGCAGTCTGGAACAAGGTTTTTACATCGGGCGAAGGGCCGAATTTCTGCACGGTCATGACTGCTTCAATCTACTTCAGGATGACGCTACTGTTCACAGTCCTCACTGGGCTGCTCCTCGGGTTGGGATACCTGGTCGGCCTCTATTTTGGGAGCCCGCTGCTCTTTACCGGCGGAGCACTCGTACTCGCTGCCCTCTTCAACTTCATCTCCTACTTCTACGCGGACTCTCTGACCATCAGGGCGACGCGGGCGAAGATCATCACGGAGGAGCAGAGCCCTGTCCTGTTCAGGGCGGTCAGGAACGTCGCGCAGAAGGCTGGGATACCCATGCCTAGGGTGGGGGTAGTGGACTCCCCGCAGCCCAACGCGTTCGCGACGGGGAGGGGCCCAAACAAGGCGGTCGTCTGCGCCACCACAAGCATCCTCCAGACCCTGACGCCTGAAGAGCTGGAGGCTGTGATCGGGCACGAAATTGGCCACGTCGTCCACAGGGACGTGCTGATGTCGAGCATCGCCGCCACGATGGCGGGCGCCATTTCCTACATTGGGAACATTGTGCTGTA containing:
- a CDS encoding CBS domain-containing protein: MEQGPGQEQTVEPIMSKAVMAVDVNTSVQDCSKAMAKRGVSCAVVTQGGTAIGIVTERDLVAKVLADAVDPGKVFVKDIMSTPLITVPAEATVGEAAARMAEYRVRRLIVVGKSGGMVGIITTGDIARSLAEKHGYREPKFNALARYKDGVEEGPYR
- a CDS encoding Hsp20/alpha crystallin family protein — its product is MMKQMERAFSEQFKDLERYLPKGLVRESKSPDGSTKKEIGPIVYGYSVTIGPDGKPVVREFGNVRKGGGTPWKEIQDKREPLVDVVSSDKEVRVIAELPGVSKEDIDLTVNERSLVISVEREEHRYYKELDLPGTVDPKGAKSTYNNGVLEVTIPLKSRADGGVKLRVG
- a CDS encoding M48 family metalloprotease, whose translation is MTASIYFRMTLLFTVLTGLLLGLGYLVGLYFGSPLLFTGGALVLAALFNFISYFYADSLTIRATRAKIITEEQSPVLFRAVRNVAQKAGIPMPRVGVVDSPQPNAFATGRGPNKAVVCATTSILQTLTPEELEAVIGHEIGHVVHRDVLMSSIAATMAGAISYIGNIVLYSLWFGGGNSRDRGPSPLLLAAAVLVPLGAVFVQLGISRGDETTADEYGAKLTRNPGGLISALQKITSRARTSPIANRKGRGPSPATSSLWIVNPFRGSSLVELFSTHPSLEHRVERLKRVAREMNLYVP